The following DNA comes from Camelina sativa cultivar DH55 chromosome 14, Cs, whole genome shotgun sequence.
AATGGCTAAACAAGctagtaaatcatgcaaaaggtgcaaataaactaaggtaaaacaaggtgaaatatatgaacatcacgaATCTCCCCTTTCATCTGCTCCAGACACGTCCATGACTCCCACATAAGCCACATAAGTCTCTAAAGGTTACTAAACACACATTCAAAGCACAATCAATCTACACAATCACAGAAAACACacagaaacatatatataatcgcTTAGATAAAtcatgatcatgcactcacctctaaGCAAGAAGATTTTGACcaaccacaaccacaaaaaaACACTACAACAAACTTCCCACACATCCTTAACCTTAGATCTCCACTCACATTAAAGGATCTCttagaaaacaagaacaaaaagctCTAGAAACTTTAAGAACCTTACAAATTTtatctcttccttctttttctctggaaataacaaaaagagacTACCAACCCTAAAGACGTCGAGTTCTACCTTTAAAAACAAACCTAGCGTTTATCAGAACCAACCGCATAAACTGGAGAAACATACATCAAACTGATCATGCCCAACTAAGGTGTTGAGCCACACTCATCATTGATGTTAATCGACTCCCACGCCAAATCTTTACTTTTCGATTCATGGGCGTTACACAtacatataagtttttttttttattttcggAATATTTACCAAGTTCATTATAATATCTTGATCTTGTTGGAATTCTCACTTCTGACCTCTGTTTTACTCACAAAGGTTTGAACTCttactttctctctttcactctctttGATTCACTTTCGTTGGTGTAGAGAGAAAGGATCCAAGAAGCGTTTATGCTTAACCTTCTACATTGATAATATCTTGGATAATGTTCTATTACAACAACACAACACTTTTATACTTAGGTTTCATTGTTAACCTAATTACTATAGCTAACACACTTAGCCCACTAATGTTAATGGGCCTTTACTACACTAGTGGCCCATggcttctcttccttcttcttctcttctttcaccgTACGACACAAAAGCttatgctcttcttcttcttcgatgctTAGCGTCTCTGTTCTCTTCATTCTCTcacctttctctttgtttcttcttttgcaggATTAACCAATTAATCAACTTCCAACACTCCCTCTTGATTCATTTGGTTAATCCCAAAATCCAAAAGTTGGGATTTTGAATCCCATGCTCCTTGTTCTTCGTTCGTGAATCCGCCTCCTCGTCGGACGAATTTCTTCTTCATGATATCAACAAAACTCACTGGTGAGTTTGCTATATCGCTCTCCATTTAGCTCTGAATCTGCACGCatcaatcttcttcctcttgattttCTAGCGTGAAGTTCTTTTCATCTCCCACTTGAATCCATCTCCCTCTTGCTTCGATTCTTCTTAATCGATCCTTTCTTTTCTGCAGGTACTTGGGAGTGAAATCTCTGTCTATTCTCCCTCTTCAATGGAGTTGATGCTTCACGTCCGTCTGTTCCCGTGAGTCGACCCATCACCATCTCGGTTCTTCCTCATGGAGACTATATGCTCTCCACAGTCCACACGCAGGTAACTCTTTACCTCTCCCTTGTTTCTTTTCTAGCTTTAGCTTCTTGTCCGACATCACCATTTTTCATGGTTCCTCTTTCACAATGTCGACATAGCTTATTACCAAACTAGTTCTTCTCCCTCTTGACCTGAATCTCCATTGATCCAGCTTTTCTCTTGCGAATTTCTTTGTCACCTCTTGACAGTTTTCCTTCACTTTCTCTCCATGTTTCTCTTTGACCAATTTGTTTCACTTGCAGGTCAGTCAGCCTTGTGGCTTCATCTCTGTAACATGCAAGTCTCTCCTTCAAGCTTTCCCGCGGGCTCTTCTCTCGTTCTTGAAGTATTGTGCGTGACTCTTCTTCACGTCTTCTTCGGTGCTTTGTGCAACCGGCTCAAGCTCCCTCTGTGGTGAGCTTCTCTTATCCTTCCTTATCCAGCTCCCTCTATGGTGAGCTTCTTTCTTCGTTCACTGTTTGGATTCAACTTGATCTTTCTTTGCCTTTCTAACCAGATTATTGCTCTCTTTTTACTCTTAGGTGAGCATCTTCcttttggtttgtgtttcaGCTTTGATCTCTGCTTCTCCAACAGCTTGTGCTGTTTCTCAATCTCAGGTATCTCCCTCTTTCATTTGGTGTTTCATTAATCACCAATTTGTGCATTTAATCCTTTGAATCATCACCTTGGTTAACCTTAGTCTATTTGGTTATTTTCACCATCACCTAAGGCTTTCTCTAACCTCAGTCTTTTTGATTCTCTAAACCTCTAGCACAAACTCGATAAACCAAACACTTTTCCAAACTTGAAGCATACCTCTCTCATTTCAACTCTAGCCACAGATTCTCCCTCTTGGTTTGAAGCTTCACATAGTTTGTTCTCAGCCTCAACCTTCTTTCTCAATCCATCTCTTTTGAAATTGAGTCTTGTTGATCTTTGAACACTGGTTTTATGCACTCTAACCTcatgagactttttttttgccatgtcTGCAGCCTCTCTTTCCTCGTTCACGCCCTCCTCCTTGGAGGAGGTGTCTTCTCATTGCCTTACACGTCTCTTTGTTGTGCAGGCTCCATCTCTTTACTTCGGTTTTTCTCTAACCTTAGCTTTGGATTCTTGAATCATCAACCTCGACATTGTCCGACTTGGTTTGTTTCACCACTACTTTGGTTTTTCTCTAACCtctggcttcttcttcttcttgtttcagttTAGGAACCACACGGATTCTCAACCTCTACAAGCGTCTTCAAGCGTCACTTCACCATGtcagaacaagaaaagaaatcaCCCCACAACTCTGTCTTCACATCCGCACTATCTCCACAGCTTCTTCCAGAGACCTCCTCGCCTTCTTGGATGCTCTTGAAGGTACGGTGTAAAAGTATTTGTGGTAGCTGATGATGCTCTTGTCACCACatccttttccttctcttcttctccgacaTAGTTTTAGCTTTgctctctttcattttttttttcttctttcagccTAACACTTTTCCTTGTGTAGGCTTCTTCTTTCCTCACCCAACAAGCTTTGCTTTGAACAACATGTTGGTCTTTCTCTCTTTGCTGTTTCTTCTTCACGGCTTTCTCTTCTCCCTCACAGCCTCTCACTTGGTTGTAGGTCCTCCATTGAGGAGCTTCTCTAGCCGCATCTCACTTCCTCCTTTCTCTCGGATCTGTTGGTCTTATCTAACCAAGCTTCAGGTCCGTACtcccttctttctcttctccagTTCAGTCTTTCCTTGACTGACTTCTTCTCCCTCTCGGTCTCACCTTATCTTCTTGATGCAGGCTCCAGAGATCTtgtagctctgataccatgttggaaTTCTCACTTCTGACCTCTGTTTTACTCACAAAGGTTTGAACTCttactttctctctttcactctctttGATTCACTTTCGTTGGTGTAGAGAGAAAGGATCCAAGAAGCGTTTATGCTTAACCTTCTACATTGATAATATCTTGGATAATGTTCTATTACAGCAACATAACATTTTTACACTTAGGTTTCATTGTCNCACCCAACAAGCTTTGCTTTGAACAACATGTTGGTCTTTCTCTCTTTGCTGTTTCTTCTTCACGGCTTTCTCTTCTCCCTCACAGCCTCTCACTTGGTTGTAGGTCCTCCATTGAGGAGCTTCTCTAGCCGCATCTCACTTCCTCCTTTCTCTCGGATCTGTTGGTCTTATCTAACCAAGCTTCAGGTCCGTACtcccttctttctcttctccagTTCAGTCTTTCCTTGACTGACTTCTTCTCCCTCTCGGTCTCACCTTATCTTCTTGATGCAGGCTCCAGAGATCTtgtagctctgataccatgttggaaTTCTAACTTCTGACCTCTGTTTTACTCACAAAGGTTTGAACTCttactttctctctttcactctctttGATTCACTTTCGTTGGTGTAGAGAGAAAGGATCCAAGAAGCGTTTATGCTTAACCTTCTACATTGATAATATCTTGGATAATGTTCTATTACAGCAACATAACATTTTTACACTTAGGTTTCATTGTCAACCTAATTACTATAGCTAACACACTTAGCCCACTAATGTTAATGGGTCTCTACTACACTAGTGGCCCATggcttctcttccttcttcttctcttctttcaccgTACGACACAAAAGCTtatgctcttcttcttcgatgctTAGCGTCTGTTCTCTTCATTCTCTcacctttctctttgtttcttcttttgcaggATTAACCAATTAATCAACTTCCAACAGATCTGATCTGTCTTCGATAACTTTACACCccaatttcttttgttttgggcCCAACAGCTCGtgcattgtttttttgttttagttggttCACCATCAACATAGACTTCATAGAATAAAACTGAATAATTTAATCAGCGCACGAAGGTGTCAATGAGTGTTGACAGCTAATGTGGTTTGTTAGTATTTCAGACTTCTCAGTTCCTAATAGTGGATTCAGTATTCAGGATTAGAATCCTTTTTGTATTAAATGGACtgaaaatcatataataaacaTTGTGAGTTGAGAACAGCAACGCTGTGATGGGTCTTTTGCTTCGGTGACAAGTCATAGGTAGACTCCTTACACGACCTAAGACTTATTGTCGAAACAGTAAGTGGTCTTTGTTTCTTGGACACTAGTTGTTGTCCTTTTTAAGCTCGTTACGCTCTTCTCTACCATTATCCGAGAAAAGTCCATTAGTCCCAATCGTGTGTGTGGACTATGGAGGATACTACGATAAAGTGACAATCACGAGTAACGTACTTTTCACGTGCTAAGCACATGAAGTGCGGTCGGGTGAGTTGTGTACATCTccccatatatatattagcaattttatttttaattatcttttttttgggcaaattattttaattatctaaGATCGTAACAATTGTTTTACTaatcttctttgctttcttcttttgtttttatcctACTTTATAGATCTGTCATTTGATTCACTTTGTTTCTCATGTGGGTCTCTCTTTACCAGACATCGACGATAAAACTAAGtttaatttataacattaaTCTCCTTCTATAATCGCTGTGGTTCCATTGTTACAAGTCATTGTTTCGGTGTGagattatttgttttgtttattacgTCAGATTAGTGGTATGTTagtatttaatgttatttttaatgtaGTACAGAGTCCATTTAATTACTATGCAACAGAGATCCAGTGAGTATTATAATTTGCTTATTTATAAGTGATCACCATATCCATATGCTTCCTTTAATTTTCTGTTGGAATATCATATTATACTACAAGAAATATGCCCGTCTCTTAAATATTGATGAAgacgaaaaaagaaaagaaaacactgATGAGATATCTGTTAGATTTAACATATTAGATTCAacgtaaaaaacaaaatctcataATTGTACTTCTTTTTTCCACTTCATAATTAATTATGCATtgttgatcatcttcttcttttgatcaaaaaaaataataataaagatcatcttcttcttttttttttaacaaattgagcttttttccaaaacaataaaaaggGGTGAAAGCTATTTATATACATGAGGTCTGGTAATTGTGAATCTTAGATGTTTTTACAGTTAAAAATAAAGCAACTTTAAAATGTAATCGAATCACActactatttatgaaaaattataatttgattgtAGTCGTACGTAATAGGTTATCGTCTCTCACTAGAAGATTGTTTGCGTTTATGGTTTGGATCAATTACTTAGAAACATTCTACTCAAAAATTAATCCTCTACAACCCAATTGCGCTTATGGTTTGGATCAAATTACCattaaatataaactaaatatagtAAATGTAATGAAATGGCTATGATAAACAACTATTTCGTCGAGATCCAAATGATGTAACAGtgaatataaaatgaaaaagtagaCTGAAGTGTATAGGAAGAAGGGGACAAAGACGGTAGACGTTAGTACATGattcattaacttttttttacatcaaatttgGACCTTCTCGGGAAATGATAAAACTACAAGTTTTGGAACCattattaaattaacaaaatgttaatgatataaccatttaataagttttttgCAGGCTCAATAAATGTAGATGATGGGTTTTTCTATCCACGCGAATGGTAAGTATGACTCAAAAGAACCAACTACTACAACTAGACCAGCAAAATTTTATCAGTGTGAGACCTATAAATTACAAAGACATCAATGGTCAGatctataaattatatatatatatatatatatatcatataataaatggaatctatttataaatcataagaGTATCAACATGAACTCGATGATGATGTATTGTTAACCTGGCGGTCTATTTAAGTGTTGTCCCATTTCCTCGTGCAAAGATTGAAACTGGTGCTTACATCTGGTGGTAGGGTGTCTGTCAGTTGTGACAAGAAATgttatactactatatatatatactgataagTTACTATAATTTAGTAAAAAGATTTGCTCTTGGCtcttgttttaccaaattaagtcatcaattaaacaaaaatggaatatattaaaaagcatgggtcataaactaataataaattattttaaaacaaactattactcttttaagtaaaaataattaacaacatataaaagtTGAATACTACATAAAATTATCGTGTTGcatctctttttaaaaagttcattcataaaagaaaacatagaaacattTAAGAAATTTTGTTAATCTATAGTATAAAAGTTGACAAACTCTCTCTATCCTTCTGTCACATCAGCAAGCAATGGAGAGAGTGCCACATGTCCATGACTAAAATCAACCaatcattttgattttttttttttttatgttacttGACTGATTCTCTTCATCTTCCCTTGCTTGATTTTTGTAGTAATTGTTATTGATCATTTTCGCCTTccttgctttattttttttgcagtaACTGCTCCTTTATATATCTCTCACATCCtgctgttttttttgtagtgaacgAAGATGTGGAAGATGAAGGTCAACTACAGAAAAATGAGAACTTGAAGATCAAGCATATTCAGAGAGTACTCTTTTGAAGAAATCACCAACGAGACTAGACTTTAGAATATAGATTAGAATGTTGAAGATAATAGAGGACTGAACTTcctaaaggaaaaaaatttcttataatGATGTTAAGATTGTCTTAACATCATCTAGAAATTGTTTAATTGGAACTGATTAGTGTGCTTATTTTTCCAAATAGCTGATGGGTACAACTTGTGGCTTTTTAGGATTCTCAAGGGTCTATATCCACACATGAACGAATTTATATTGGTTCTAACTGGATATTTTTTGTAGCATACCTATACTATGTTAATGCATTAGTAATggtttatttcttttgcttaAAATAGATTACAAATTAGTTTCTTCATTATTGGAATTGTATactatgttttgcttattgttttatttaattattcatatatttcttgttttggtacAGTGTAGCAGGTTCGAAAAAAGCAAATCATTATATGCAAAGAGTCgtgaatatatagagaaagatgtttaattagttcttttaagttttaattatagtttgtaAGTGATTATATTCATTCTCGTTCGATAACAAacaagagaaatcaaaattctcttaattttacattgttgtgttgttttccttctctaatttttttctatgGCTCTATCTGCTCAACTATACATATGATTGCAAGTTCATTCTCACTATGGTGAACCGTAAGGATTTTATCTTTGAGTGatgttgtttctaaatttttattttatgtatttatgactggtatgtgtgttgttaaatgtaattttactatagaataagaagaaactggtcattttgtgtttgattcttaaGAGATAGAATAGATTATGAGACTTGAGAATTTGccaaatttactattttttttccttactgcTACAGTGctagagaaaaaaattattcaattatGTGTGGTGACTACTCCGAATTTTTAgtcatataatatttatcacCATGGTTTGTGTTTTCGTTTTTGACTACTCAATATATGATCTGATATAGACAGTGAAAATGTAATTATTCATATCGGTAAAAGATAACCCGCGCATTCATCTAGTACTACATAAAAATCGGTTAAAAAGTGTACTGTAATATGAATAAACTTATAATGTAGTAAGAATGTTATCTGAAACATACTTTTCATACAGAAATGAAATAATCTTACCACTGTTTGTCTGTTTCAAAAATAGCATTGCTCTCAATTATTTCATTTCTTACCTACACGCGAAAactcaattattaaaaaaaaaaacagatattccttaataaatactttttaaaaaacatagaGAGGAAATATAATTTGACCAGATTGAGAAGAAACCAATTTTCTGGAAAGAAATCTGAAAGTGATTGTGAATGTGTAACCCAAAAATAATGATAAAGCCACTTTGACCAAAGCCTCTCTATCTCCTTATTTTAACCATGCATCAAAGCTTTCTAACTCTCAACTACCACAAACCCAAACTCTCttatttctccttttctctctctctctctctctctcacacacacatgAGAAACTAAGTTCTTTTGTGTAATCAAGAAGTTTCATCTCTCTTGTCTCTCCGGAGTAATCAAGAAAGAAGATCTATAGGATCAAGATGATGGAGACGAGACAAAACAGTGTTCAGTTCCAAAGACCCACTTTCTTACCAATGTTATGTTCAAGACCTTCCATCAAGAACGTGACTGTCCCGTCTAAATTACATCAAGAAGACCATCAAACCGATCCGTTGTCTCCCAAAATCAGCTGCATTGGTCAGGTCAAACGAAGCAACAAGATCGTCGGCTATCCCACCaccagctcctcctcctccatcaccCCCGCCAGTCACCACCGTTACTTCAAGCTTAAACGTCTCTTCTCCGGCAAGAATCTCACTTTCTCCGCTCCCACTACCACCAGCACCAAGACTAGTCGAGGAAGAATCAGAAAAGAGGAGTTTGATAACAAAAAGATTGCTGTTATCGACGTTGCACAATTGGACCCTCCGTTGCCGGTGGTTAAGAAGAAGCTCGACGGTGGTGCCGGAGATAAAGCGGCGGAGAATCTGTGGAAGAGGAGATCTGGTGGTGGTTGTCAACTACGGAGTTTGCAGATTCAACCCAATGGAGCTCATCAGCTGAAAGtaacaactgtttgagtttggatcaatcaaaacttttatttgttattgtaattttagttatttatatagtttgtaCAAATATATAACTCATACTTCAttcacttctttcttcttcttcgaaatgattcattaaattataattttggatgtCTTTCGATTAAATCAAAagtatcatatattatgaaaactattgtattatatatagtatCGTCATTTTTCATATATGATTTGTTCATGAAGTTATTGCATCATTTTCAGAAAATTTTATggctttttaaaaatgaattcaTTTGAGTCTTTCCTTGTCCAtgcacaatttatttttaaatcttagATAAAAATGACAAAGGAAAATGGAggatgagaaaaaagaaaatggtattCAAATTAAACCATCAAAGTAAATTGATTTCATTACAGAACCTATAAATACATATAAGATTTAGAATtcttcattaatttttaaatcacaatatatggattttgaaataacatgcaTGTACTAGTCAACTAGTATTTAGAAATCAATGAATGACTAACATATGTACATATGTATACTAGGTTTAGAAGCTCCCATGAACGAAAGTCGATACACATCCTCTACTTTCCGGCTTGGCATTTTCCATCGAACCTACCACTTCTATCGTCGTCTAGAAGCTTCATTCGTCGCAACTACTTTTTTCTACAACAATTATACTTTATTTCAAATTCCTCCTCTAAAATTATGTATTCTCATGTAGTAGGTTTATGAGGTTTAGTGTAACAAAGCTTGCTAGGATTCCCATAACCTTCAagaagtctctctctctctctctttgagtCTGCAATTCTAACTTGCTCGGGTCGCCTTTGGGGTAATGTATCCTCCTTACTACACTGATGCAGTTGCTTTGAGTCCCTCTGACTCCCTTACTCCTTACTTTCTTAGTGTGACCTCTCCTTACCTTATTTCTCCACGGTCAGCATTGTGACTCCTTAGCCTCCTCAAACTGCACAATCATGAGGTGCAAGCTCTATGCTCCTCTCCTCGTCTGAAGACATCTCACATATATTCAAGAACATAAAAAGCTAAATGGGTGGCATGTTCTTTGGTAGTTCGTCATAGATTTCAAGTGAGAATACTGAACATAGATACTTTTGCTCGGGCCACTAAGAACAAGCTCGCCATTGGAAGAGTGACAAACCTGTAGTTTCAGAAAACTAAAGCTATTGTGGAGTATTTTTCCCAAATCTTATGTTTAATcatttaaattacatattagCATTCAAAAACCCGGCCAAATCAACCATTACACAACATCAAATCGTTAGGATGTGGGGAGCTGCCAAGATTATGCCCAAATCaggaaaaaaaagctttaatttaatttgatttttttcacttaaataggatcactacaagaaaacagtcgatttGCTACGGCAATCTGTGACGGCATTAcgccctcgcaaatttgcgatggcTTTGCAAGTCATTTGCTAGAAACACGAGAGTActtgcaattccctcgcaaaatttgcgacaGAAAaatctctcgcaaatttgcgagggagttaATACAGATTTGCGACTCCGCGAAAATTCCTCGCAAAaactcgcaaatccctcgcaatgtTGCGATGGATTAGCGATGAATTATTCCGGATGATGATGTTAGACGAATTCGAAGAGTccgatgatggagaagattctaatgatgataatgtaaTTTGATTGAACAATTGtactttttgttgtgtttttttttaataaaaaattttcaaattgcGAGAGATTTGTGTTGGATTTCTTACTTGTCCTTGCAGATCTCTCGCAACTTGCGATGTGCACTCGTTAATCCCTCGCTACTGCCTCACGGTTCCCTCGCAAATGtatatattcattttaataAACATGTTAATATGGTTAGTAATgatcattaacattttcaaactaaagGAGAGCATCACTAACCAACATCAAGAGACAAGAAACTTTTGATTGGTTATTGATAAatgttgtttagggtatagggttgataaatgttgtttagggtatagggtttataagatatatatgtttatggaTTTCTTTTGAGCTTTTGATTGAGTAAATTGTATGTGGAGATGTGATGACTATTACTTACTTTCTCTCTTTGCATGTTCTTGagtttatgaaaattttcatccatagtttatgaatttggttaaaaatagtatatagaTTTGTGAGGGACTTGCGAGGGATGTGCGATGTGAACTCGTTAATCCCTCGCTACTGCCTCACGGTTCCCTCGCAAATGtatatattcattttaataAACATGTTAATATGGTTAGTAATgatcattaacattttcaaactaaagGAGAGCATCACTAACCAACATCAAGAGACAAGAAACTTTTGATTGGTTATTGATAAATattgtttagggtatagggttgataaatgttgtttagggtatagggttgatgaatgttgtttagggtatagggtttataagatatatatgtttagggATTTCTTTTGAGCTTTTGATTGAGTAAATTGTATGAGGAGATGTGATGACTATTACTTACCTTTTCTCTTTTGCATGTTCTTGagtttatgaaaattttcatccatagtttatgaatttggttaaatagatttgcgagggacttGCGAGGGATGTGCGATGCACGCTAGCTAATCCCTCACAATTCCCTAGCAAATGTATATATCTATTTGAATAAACATGTTAATATGGTTAGTAATattgtttagggtatagggtttataagatatatatgtttagtatACCGATAAATGTATCGTATATAGTCTAGTAATTAATGAGTATATTTCATAAACAAGTTTCTCTTGAGTTTTTGATTGtgtaaattttaatgttattgaaaaatgaatttgattaaaaatagtATACAGATTTGCGAGTGACTTGCGAGGGATTTCTTACATAGCCTTGCAGATGCCTCGCAATTTATGAGGGATGTGCGATGGGTTCTCGTTAAACCCTTGCAACGCTGGTGTATTTTAATTGGTTAGTTTGTTGGCGTTCTGTGACACGtttgcgagggatgtgcgaTGATCCCTTGCTAATCTCTCGCAAAGTTTGGCGTATTATTATTAGTCAGTTTGTCGGCTTGTTGAGAGTGATTTGCGAGGGACCGTAGTTAGTCTGTCGCAATAtctgcgagggatttgcgaggttacaaaatatttatatatacaatcgAGACTCGGTTTGAGTGAAgctcaaactctctctctcaaaccctaGCCGCACAAACCCTCTCTCAAACCTTCTCCCTCAAATCTCTGTTTCAATCTACTTTGTCTTCTCCATCCTCTCGATTTCCTGATCTCCCGATCTCCATCtctgtcttcttcgtcttctccattTCCCGATTTCCCGATCTCCCGATTTCCCGATCTCCCGATCTCCGTCTTCTTTGTCTTGTCCGTCTTCTCCGTAAAGgtatttcttatttctttccaaaccctaattttcgtTATTTCTAGTAATTTTTGTAGatctgattaatttttttttgattttttggagAGATTTCTATTTCGGCTCTGTTTCAATCTTCTCCGGCTTTCCCGATTTCCCGATCTCCTTCTCCGTCTTCTCCACTTCTCCATCAAGGTAGTTCCCAAACCCGAATTTTAGTTCaattgtttaattgtttaattttaatagtttaatttgaaCTGTTTGAATTTTAATTGTTCTATTTCAATTTTAGATCTTTCTATTGATTAAAGttactttgatttttctcattaattttactttgatttttattgtagATGTTTCATGGTAATGATTACACAAGGTTTCTCACTAATTAACGTGTACCCGAACCCACCAGTTCAAACCGTAGTCAGGGTTCCGCTGGTTCTTCGAACACAGCGGCGGTCCAAAATAACCGACGGTCAACGTCGCAACCACTACCCTCTAATCAACCACGGCCCTCTCATAAACCACTGTCCTCTCATCAACCGCCCCCTACTAATGCGGATCCAGAGATTGGTACATCTCCACCTGCTCATTCGACTTCTACTGGAGCTTCTCCCCGACTGAACAGTCTAACTCTGGAAGAGTTGCTCGATAGTCATGGGCGTGGAGATTTAACGAGGCTAGATCCGCACCGACCTCAAGGAACTCTCtcataatgtttttaatttcatgttagaattctaatgtttttaatttcattttcgaATTCTAAGGTTGATTCATATTCTTTGTTTCTCCATATGTTTGAAGGTTTGATCAAGATTCTGCTGTTGCGGCTACTGTACGaagcatctttgaaagagatttcaaagagcctcatgccaattggacacaAACGCCGAGTGCAGTGGTTGACCGTTGGTatgaaacttttgcggtaagtcatttttttgttttcaatttttacatatactttttttttgtggttgacTCAgactaatatactt
Coding sequences within:
- the LOC104742096 gene encoding uncharacterized protein LOC104742096 isoform X2 codes for the protein MMETRQNSVQFQRPTFLPMLCSRPSIKNVTVPSKLHQEDHQTDPLSPKISCIGQVKRSNKIVGYPTTSSSSSITPASHHRYFKLKRLFSGKNLTFSAPTTTSTKTSRGRIRKEEFDNKKIAVIDVAQLDPPLPVVKKKLDGGAGDKAAENLWKRRSGGGCQLRSLQIQPNGAHQLKV
- the LOC104742096 gene encoding uncharacterized protein LOC104742096 isoform X1 encodes the protein MMETRQNSVQFQRPTFLPMLCSRPSIKNVTVPSKLHQEDHQTDPLSPKISCIGQVKRSNKIVGYPTTSSSSSITPASHHRYFKLKRLFSGKNLTFSAPTTTSTKTSRGRIRKEEFDNKKIAVIDVAQLDPPLPVVKKKLDGGAGDKAAENLWKRRSGGGCQLRSLQIQPNGAHQLKVTTV